TTTTTTCTTCGTCACCTTCGTAGCACAGCATGAGCCCTTGTGGCGGTGGGTCGAGCGGCAGCGCGATCTCCCCTTCCTGTGCCGGTGCATCGTCAAGGTCGAGCAGCGCCACCCGGTAGCCCGGCAGCGGACGCCCCATCGAACCCGGTTTGATTGGCTGGCCAGGCGAATTGCCGATTTGCGCGGTAGTCTCGGACTGCCCAAAGCCATCGCGGATGCGGATTCCCCAGGCCCGCTCGACCTGCTCGATCACTTCCGGGTTGAGCGGCTCACCGGCGCCGACCAGTTCGCGCAGCAGCAGCTTCCACTGGCTGAGATCTTCCTGGATCATCATGCGCCAGACCGTGGGCGGCGCGCACAGCGAGGTGACGCCGCAGCGCCCGATGGTGTCAAGCGCCGCCCTGGCGGAAAAGCGCTCGTAGTTGTAAACAAAGATGGCGGCGCCGGCGTTCCAGGGCGCGAAGAAGCAGCTCCAGGCGTGCTTGGCCCAGCCGGGCGACGAGATGTTCCAGTGCACGTCGCCCGGCTGCAGTCCGATCCAGTACATGGTGGAGAGGTGGCCGACTGGATAGCTCTGGTGGCTGTGCAACACCAGTTTGGGCCTGGCGGTGGTGCCCGAGGTGAAGTACAGCAGCAGCGGATCGGTGGCGTGGGTTTCGCCCTCGGGCTCGAACACCGCGAGCGTGTCGCGACTCGCGTCGTAATCGTGCCAGCCCTCGGGCTTGCCGCCGACGGCGATACGGGTGAAGCTGCCTGGCATGGTGGCGAACTTGGACGCCTCGGATGCCTGTGCAATCACATGCTTGACCCGGCCGCGTTCGAGACGGTCTTGCAGATCGGCCCCCGATACCAGCATCGTGGTCGGCACCAGCACCGCGCCGAGCTTGATCCCGGCCAGCATGATTTCCCACAGCTCGAACCGGTTCGGCAGCATCACGAGCACCCGGTCTGCGCGCCGCACGCCGCACTGGCGCAGGTATTCGGCGACCTGGTTCGAGCGCGAGGCCATGTCGGCGAACGAGATCTTGCGCTCGCTGCCGTCTTGCTCGACTACCCACAGCGCCGTCGCGTGGTTGTCCCTGGCCTGCTGGTCGAAGAAGTCGAGCGCCCAGTTGAAATTGTCGAGCTGGGGCGGCCGGTAGTCGCGGAAAGCGGTCTCGTAGTCGAGGCGGTGCTGCTGCAGGAAATCACGTGCCTGGACAAAACGCTGGGTTGCGGTCATGGTCTCTCCTGGTCGCTGGGCCGGGTATCAAGCGCGATGTGCAAGCTGTCAGTCGCGCCTCAGCGCGGTCACGCGCATCTCGCCAACCGGTTCCATCATGTCGATCACACGGCAGTCGCCGCACATGCGCAGGCGCTCGAGATGACCGGCAAAGGCCGGGTGTGCGCCGAGGCGGCCGAGCATGTTCTCGACCATCTGCAGGGTGCCGAAGGGCTTGTCGCAGCGGATGCAGTGGAAGGGCTGGGTCTCGTTGAGGACCACTGGCTGGTTGCGTGTTTCCATGAAGGACAGGCGCGGCGTCAGCGTAATGGCGTTTTCCGGACAGGTGGTAGCGCACAGGCCGCACTGCACGCAGTTCTTTTCGATGAAGCGCAGCAGCGGCACGCCCTGCCCGTCCTGCAGCGCGCCGGCCGGGCAGGCCCCGACACAGGACATGCACAGGGTGCAGGCGCTACGGCTGACCTCGATGGCGCCGAAGGGCGCGCCGGGCGGCAGCGCTACCTGCTCAGGGCGCTGCGGCGCATGGCGATGCAGGTGCTCGAGCGCGTAGTCGAGCGTATTGCGTTTGTCGTTGGCCAAATGGAATACGGCCGGCTCGTCCGGCACCTCGCCGCGCGGGGCGTGGCCCAGCGCCAGCGCCAGTTCTTCTGGCGCATCGACGCGCAGCAATTGCAGGTGCGGACCTGCGTACCCGAGACCGTCCAGGACCGCCTGGGCGATCTCCATCTGCTGGTCGAGGGCTGCCGTGTATTGAGGCGCTTCGTAGCCGGTCATGAGCACCGAGATGCCGGACGCGCCGTAGGCGATTGCGGCAAACCAGACGTCGATACCGGTCGAGGCGGTGTGCTGCAGCGCCAGCGGAATCACGCGCCCAGGCACCCGGTCGCCCAATGCCGCCAGCAGCGCCGCGCCGTGCTCCGGGTCGTGCAGCAACAACACCGGTTCGCTGCCGCCCGCCTCGCGGAAGGAGCGCAGCGCCGCCTGCATGCGCTTGCCGGTCAGCGCGGCGGGCGGGAAGGCATAGCTGATGGCGCCGGTCGGGCAGACGGTCGAACAGGCGCCGCAACCGGCGCACAGATAGGGATTGACCTTGATTCTGTCGCCATCGCTGGCAATCGCCTCGGCCGAGCAGATGTCGATGCAGGCACTGCAGCCCTTCTG
Above is a genomic segment from Massilia sp. H6 containing:
- a CDS encoding AMP-binding protein, translated to MTATQRFVQARDFLQQHRLDYETAFRDYRPPQLDNFNWALDFFDQQARDNHATALWVVEQDGSERKISFADMASRSNQVAEYLRQCGVRRADRVLVMLPNRFELWEIMLAGIKLGAVLVPTTMLVSGADLQDRLERGRVKHVIAQASEASKFATMPGSFTRIAVGGKPEGWHDYDASRDTLAVFEPEGETHATDPLLLYFTSGTTARPKLVLHSHQSYPVGHLSTMYWIGLQPGDVHWNISSPGWAKHAWSCFFAPWNAGAAIFVYNYERFSARAALDTIGRCGVTSLCAPPTVWRMMIQEDLSQWKLLLRELVGAGEPLNPEVIEQVERAWGIRIRDGFGQSETTAQIGNSPGQPIKPGSMGRPLPGYRVALLDLDDAPAQEGEIALPLDPPPQGLMLCYEGDEEKTASVMRAGHYHTGDTATVDADGYYFYVGRNDDVFKSSDYRISPFELESVLIEHQDVLEAAIVPSPDPLRLSVPKAFVTLRQGVVPSRELAASLFAFTRARLASYQRIRRIEFRELPKTISGKIRRVELRQEEAGRGDGAAAQGNEYREEDAAN
- a CDS encoding 4Fe-4S binding protein, which codes for MNIRFTDTPLLDPVQEARDAQARAAAILAADAFPVFEASSTVNYRSSGRTLVVGSAANALPWADRLSAALPVTVVLLDHPETMPARLYPVHPARTVAVAGWLGAFEARWQAPGQAVEQGRFDLVLDLSPSRLIPSHQRPNGYYAPGADDGAREEALESMLEMVGDFEKPRYFSYKERICAHGRNGQKGCSACIDICSAEAIASDGDRIKVNPYLCAGCGACSTVCPTGAISYAFPPAALTGKRMQAALRSFREAGGSEPVLLLHDPEHGAALLAALGDRVPGRVIPLALQHTASTGIDVWFAAIAYGASGISVLMTGYEAPQYTAALDQQMEIAQAVLDGLGYAGPHLQLLRVDAPEELALALGHAPRGEVPDEPAVFHLANDKRNTLDYALEHLHRHAPQRPEQVALPPGAPFGAIEVSRSACTLCMSCVGACPAGALQDGQGVPLLRFIEKNCVQCGLCATTCPENAITLTPRLSFMETRNQPVVLNETQPFHCIRCDKPFGTLQMVENMLGRLGAHPAFAGHLERLRMCGDCRVIDMMEPVGEMRVTALRRD